The Geobacter metallireducens GS-15 region TTTCACTTCGGCCTCCTGCTCGGGGACAAACGGGTCCAGATCCAGAATAAGCCGGGCGGACTGGCAGGGACGTTCCTCGTGGGGATCGCCTTTGCCGCCGGTTGGACCCCCTGCATCGGTCCCATACTCGGGGCGATCCTTGCCATGGCGGCCGGCACGTCTGGATCAACCGCAACCAGCATGCTGCTGCTCGGAAGCTATGCTGCGGGGTTGGGAATACCGTTCGTCATCTCGGGTTTGCTGTTCCACGGTTTTCTCGATATTTTCAAGCGCTTCAAGTCGCACATCCGGAAGATGGAGTTCTTTACAGGGTTATTGCTGATGTCAGTAGGCATCCTTCTCTTCTTCGGTCTCTTCAACAACTTGACCACCTTGCTTTACCAGTGGCTCCCGATGGGGGCCTGAATCAACCTGCAGTGGAGTGTATCAATGCCTTTCTGGCCAGGTTGAAGCAACATCCAACAGCAAACGACAGGATCGCCATCCTCTGCACGCACCCCAGATCAAAGGAGTACGTCATGAAATTCAGCAAGCGTATCATCCCGCTTTCCCTCGCGGCACTTTGTACCTGCGCCGGCCTTTCCTGGGGTGCTGATGCCCCTGCCG contains the following coding sequences:
- a CDS encoding cytochrome c biogenesis CcdA family protein, with translation MDFGSDITVWIAFSAGFLSFFSPCVLPLIPSYMTYITGLSFGQLQEAHPGAKVRLVVLAHSVVFVLGFSVVFVAMGALAGAASSTFQTVMKDGLVWLQRAGGLLIFMFGVHMSGLFHFGLLLGDKRVQIQNKPGGLAGTFLVGIAFAAGWTPCIGPILGAILAMAAGTSGSTATSMLLLGSYAAGLGIPFVISGLLFHGFLDIFKRFKSHIRKMEFFTGLLLMSVGILLFFGLFNNLTTLLYQWLPMGA